The proteins below are encoded in one region of Papio anubis isolate 15944 chromosome 19, Panubis1.0, whole genome shotgun sequence:
- the AFG3L2 gene encoding AFG3-like protein 2 isoform X2, with amino-acid sequence MTINNHFAFLCNHSPSSRQLLLYRFVTTQTRASRNSLLTDVIAAYQRFCSRPPKGFEKYFPNGKNGKEASEPKEVMGEKKGTESKPAATTRSSGGGGGGGGGKRGGKKDDSHWWSRFQKGDFPWDDKDFRMFFLWTSLFWGGVMFYFLLKRSGREITWKDFVNNYLSKGVVDRLEVVNKRFVRVTFTPGKTPVDGQYVWFNIGSVDTFERNLETLQQELGIEGENRVPVVYIAESDGSFLLSMLPTVLIIAFLLYTIRRGPAGIGRTGRGMGGLFSVGETTAKVLKDEIDVKFKDVAGCEEAKLEIMEFVNFLKNPKQYQDLGAKIPKGAILTGPPGTGKTLLAKATAGEANVPFITVSGSEFLEMFVGVGPARVRDLFALARKNAPCILFIDEIDAVGRKRGRGNFGGQSEQENTLNQLLVEMDGFNTTTNVVILAGTNRPDILDPALLRPGRFDRQIFIGPPDIKGRASIFKVHLRPLKLDSTLEKDKLARKLASLTPGFSGADVANVCNEAALIAARHLSDSINQKHFEQAIERVIGGLEKKTQVLQPEEKKTVAYHEAGHAVAGWYLEHADPLLKVSIIPRGKGLGYAQYLPKEQYLYTKEQLLDRMCMTLGGRVSEEIFFGRITTGAQDDLRKVTQSAYAQIVQFGMNEKVGQISFDLPRQGDMVLEKPYSEATARLIDDEVRILINDAYKRTVALLTEKKADVEKVALLLLEKEVLDKNDMVELLGPRPFAEKSTYEEFVEGTGSLDEDTSLPEGLKDWNKEREKEKEEPPGEKVAN; translated from the exons ATGACCATTAATAATCACTTCGCATTTCTCTGTAACCATTCCCCCAGCTCTAGGCAACTACTG CTTTACCGATTTGTTACAACTCAAACAAGGGCCAGCAGAAATTCTCTTTTGACAGATGTAATTGCTGCTTATCAAAGATTCTGTTCCCGACCCCCAAAAG gatttgaaaaatactttcctaatggaaaaaatggaaaagaagctaGTGAACCTAAAGAAGTTATGGGAGAGAAAAAAG GAACAGAGTCAAAGCCAGCTGCTACCACACGCTcttctggaggaggaggaggaggtggtggtggaaaACGAGGTGGCAAGAAAGATGATTCCCACTGGTGGTCCAGGTTCCAGAAG GGTGACTTTCCATGGGATGACAAGGATTTCAGGATGTTCTTCCTCTGGACTTCCCTGTTCTGGGGTGGAGTCATGTTTTACTTCCTGCTCAAGAGATCCGGGAGAGAAATCACTTGGAAGGACTTTGTCAATAACTATCTTTCAAAAGGAGTA gtaGACAGACTGGAAGTCGTCAACAAGCGTTTTGTTCGAGTGACCTTTACACCAGGAAAAACTCCTGTCGATGGg caaTACGTTTGGTTTAATATCGGCAGTGTGGACACCTTTGAACGGAATCTGGAAACTTTACAGCAGGAACTGGGCATAGAAGGAGAAAATCGGGTGCCTGTTGTCTACATTGCTGAAAGTGATGG CTCTTTTCTGCTGAGCATGCTGCCCACAGTGCTCATCATCGCCTTCTTGCTCTACACCATCAGAAGAGGGCCTGCTGGCATCGGCCGGACAGGCCGAGGGATGGGTGGACTCTTCAGTGTCGGAGAAACCACTGCCAAGGTCTTAAAGGATGAAATTGATGTGAAGTTCAAAGATGTGGCTGGCTGTGAGGAGGCCAAGCTGGAGATCATGGAATTTGTGAATTTCTTGAAAAACCCAAAGCAGTATCAAGACTTAGGAGCAAAAATCCCAAAG GGCGCCATTCTCACTGGTCCTCCAGGCACTGGGAAGACGCTGCTAGCTAAGGCCACAGCCGGAGAAGCCAATGTCCCCTTCATCACCGTTAGTGGATCCGAGTTTTTGGAGATGTTCGTTGGTGTGGGCCCAGCTAGA GTCCGAGACTTATTTGCCCTTGCTCGGAAGAATGCCCCTTGCATCCTCTTCATCGATGAAATTGATGCggtgggaaggaagagaggaagaggcaaCTTTGGAGGGCAGAGTGAGCAGGAGAACACACTGAACCAGCTGCTGGTGGAGATGGATG GTTTTAATACAACAACAAATGTCGTCATTTTGGCCGGCACTAATCGACCAGATATCCTGGACCCTGCGCTGCTCAGGCCGGGGCGTTTCGACAGGCAGATCTTTATTG GACCACCAGACATAAAAGGAAGAGCTTCTATTTTCAAAGTTCACCTCCGACCACTAAAACTGGACAGTACCCTGGAGAAGGATAAATTGGCAAGAAAACTGGCATCTTTAACTCCAGGGTTTTCAG GTGCTGATGTTGCTAATGTCTGTAATGAAGCTGCGTTGATTGCTGCGAGGCACCTGTCAGATTCCATAAATCAGAAACACTTTGAACAGGCAATTGAGCGAGTGATTGGTG gCTTAGAGAAGAAAACGCAGGTTCTGCAGCCTGAGGAGAAGAAGACCGTGGCATACCATGAAGCAGGCCATGCGGTTGCCGGCTGGTATCTGGAGCACGCAGACCCGCTTTTAAAG GTATCCATCATCCCACGTGGCAAAGGACTAGGTTATGCTCAGTATTTACCAAAAGAACAATACCTCTATACCAAAGAGCAGCTCTTGGATAGGATGTGTATGACTTTAGGTGGTCGAGTCTCTGAAGAAATCTTCTTTGGAAGAATTACAACTGGTGCTCAAGATGACTTGAGAAAAGTAACTCAGAGTGCATATGCCCAA attgttcagtTTGGCATGAATGAAAAGGTTGGGCAAATCTCCTTTGACCTCCCACGTCAGGGGGACATGGTATTGGAGAAACCTTACAGTGAAGCCACTGCAAGATTGATAGATGATGAAGTACGAATCCTTATTAATGATGCTTATAAAAGAACAGTAGCTCTTCTCACAGAAAAGAAAGCCGACGTGGAGAAG GTTGCTCTTCTGTTGTTAGAAAAAGAAGTATTAGATAAGAATGATATGGTTGAACTTTTGGGCCCCAGACCATTTGCGGAAAAATCTACCTATGAAGAATTTGTGGAAGGCACTGGCAGCTTGGACGAGGACACCTCGCTTCCAGAAGGCCTTAAGGACTGGAACAAGGAGcgggaaaaggagaaagaggaacccCCGGGTGAGAAAGTTGCCAACTAG
- the AFG3L2 gene encoding AFG3-like protein 2 isoform X1 yields the protein MAHRCLRLWGWGGCWPRGLQQLRVPGGVGPGEQPCLRTLYRFVTTQTRASRNSLLTDVIAAYQRFCSRPPKGFEKYFPNGKNGKEASEPKEVMGEKKGTESKPAATTRSSGGGGGGGGGKRGGKKDDSHWWSRFQKGDFPWDDKDFRMFFLWTSLFWGGVMFYFLLKRSGREITWKDFVNNYLSKGVVDRLEVVNKRFVRVTFTPGKTPVDGQYVWFNIGSVDTFERNLETLQQELGIEGENRVPVVYIAESDGSFLLSMLPTVLIIAFLLYTIRRGPAGIGRTGRGMGGLFSVGETTAKVLKDEIDVKFKDVAGCEEAKLEIMEFVNFLKNPKQYQDLGAKIPKGAILTGPPGTGKTLLAKATAGEANVPFITVSGSEFLEMFVGVGPARVRDLFALARKNAPCILFIDEIDAVGRKRGRGNFGGQSEQENTLNQLLVEMDGFNTTTNVVILAGTNRPDILDPALLRPGRFDRQIFIGPPDIKGRASIFKVHLRPLKLDSTLEKDKLARKLASLTPGFSGADVANVCNEAALIAARHLSDSINQKHFEQAIERVIGGLEKKTQVLQPEEKKTVAYHEAGHAVAGWYLEHADPLLKVSIIPRGKGLGYAQYLPKEQYLYTKEQLLDRMCMTLGGRVSEEIFFGRITTGAQDDLRKVTQSAYAQIVQFGMNEKVGQISFDLPRQGDMVLEKPYSEATARLIDDEVRILINDAYKRTVALLTEKKADVEKVALLLLEKEVLDKNDMVELLGPRPFAEKSTYEEFVEGTGSLDEDTSLPEGLKDWNKEREKEKEEPPGEKVAN from the exons CTTTACCGATTTGTTACAACTCAAACAAGGGCCAGCAGAAATTCTCTTTTGACAGATGTAATTGCTGCTTATCAAAGATTCTGTTCCCGACCCCCAAAAG gatttgaaaaatactttcctaatggaaaaaatggaaaagaagctaGTGAACCTAAAGAAGTTATGGGAGAGAAAAAAG GAACAGAGTCAAAGCCAGCTGCTACCACACGCTcttctggaggaggaggaggaggtggtggtggaaaACGAGGTGGCAAGAAAGATGATTCCCACTGGTGGTCCAGGTTCCAGAAG GGTGACTTTCCATGGGATGACAAGGATTTCAGGATGTTCTTCCTCTGGACTTCCCTGTTCTGGGGTGGAGTCATGTTTTACTTCCTGCTCAAGAGATCCGGGAGAGAAATCACTTGGAAGGACTTTGTCAATAACTATCTTTCAAAAGGAGTA gtaGACAGACTGGAAGTCGTCAACAAGCGTTTTGTTCGAGTGACCTTTACACCAGGAAAAACTCCTGTCGATGGg caaTACGTTTGGTTTAATATCGGCAGTGTGGACACCTTTGAACGGAATCTGGAAACTTTACAGCAGGAACTGGGCATAGAAGGAGAAAATCGGGTGCCTGTTGTCTACATTGCTGAAAGTGATGG CTCTTTTCTGCTGAGCATGCTGCCCACAGTGCTCATCATCGCCTTCTTGCTCTACACCATCAGAAGAGGGCCTGCTGGCATCGGCCGGACAGGCCGAGGGATGGGTGGACTCTTCAGTGTCGGAGAAACCACTGCCAAGGTCTTAAAGGATGAAATTGATGTGAAGTTCAAAGATGTGGCTGGCTGTGAGGAGGCCAAGCTGGAGATCATGGAATTTGTGAATTTCTTGAAAAACCCAAAGCAGTATCAAGACTTAGGAGCAAAAATCCCAAAG GGCGCCATTCTCACTGGTCCTCCAGGCACTGGGAAGACGCTGCTAGCTAAGGCCACAGCCGGAGAAGCCAATGTCCCCTTCATCACCGTTAGTGGATCCGAGTTTTTGGAGATGTTCGTTGGTGTGGGCCCAGCTAGA GTCCGAGACTTATTTGCCCTTGCTCGGAAGAATGCCCCTTGCATCCTCTTCATCGATGAAATTGATGCggtgggaaggaagagaggaagaggcaaCTTTGGAGGGCAGAGTGAGCAGGAGAACACACTGAACCAGCTGCTGGTGGAGATGGATG GTTTTAATACAACAACAAATGTCGTCATTTTGGCCGGCACTAATCGACCAGATATCCTGGACCCTGCGCTGCTCAGGCCGGGGCGTTTCGACAGGCAGATCTTTATTG GACCACCAGACATAAAAGGAAGAGCTTCTATTTTCAAAGTTCACCTCCGACCACTAAAACTGGACAGTACCCTGGAGAAGGATAAATTGGCAAGAAAACTGGCATCTTTAACTCCAGGGTTTTCAG GTGCTGATGTTGCTAATGTCTGTAATGAAGCTGCGTTGATTGCTGCGAGGCACCTGTCAGATTCCATAAATCAGAAACACTTTGAACAGGCAATTGAGCGAGTGATTGGTG gCTTAGAGAAGAAAACGCAGGTTCTGCAGCCTGAGGAGAAGAAGACCGTGGCATACCATGAAGCAGGCCATGCGGTTGCCGGCTGGTATCTGGAGCACGCAGACCCGCTTTTAAAG GTATCCATCATCCCACGTGGCAAAGGACTAGGTTATGCTCAGTATTTACCAAAAGAACAATACCTCTATACCAAAGAGCAGCTCTTGGATAGGATGTGTATGACTTTAGGTGGTCGAGTCTCTGAAGAAATCTTCTTTGGAAGAATTACAACTGGTGCTCAAGATGACTTGAGAAAAGTAACTCAGAGTGCATATGCCCAA attgttcagtTTGGCATGAATGAAAAGGTTGGGCAAATCTCCTTTGACCTCCCACGTCAGGGGGACATGGTATTGGAGAAACCTTACAGTGAAGCCACTGCAAGATTGATAGATGATGAAGTACGAATCCTTATTAATGATGCTTATAAAAGAACAGTAGCTCTTCTCACAGAAAAGAAAGCCGACGTGGAGAAG GTTGCTCTTCTGTTGTTAGAAAAAGAAGTATTAGATAAGAATGATATGGTTGAACTTTTGGGCCCCAGACCATTTGCGGAAAAATCTACCTATGAAGAATTTGTGGAAGGCACTGGCAGCTTGGACGAGGACACCTCGCTTCCAGAAGGCCTTAAGGACTGGAACAAGGAGcgggaaaaggagaaagaggaacccCCGGGTGAGAAAGTTGCCAACTAG